Proteins encoded by one window of Salmonirosea aquatica:
- a CDS encoding CcmD family protein, producing the protein MKRVFSLLLALNLISLSLFAQQSDVAMADQMRADGKIWVVVGVIALIFAGIITYLVRLDSKLTKLEKDLNIK; encoded by the coding sequence ATGAAACGCGTTTTTTCTCTTCTCTTAGCCCTAAACCTGATTTCGCTTTCTCTGTTTGCCCAACAATCTGATGTAGCCATGGCCGACCAAATGCGGGCCGATGGCAAAATATGGGTAGTTGTGGGCGTTATTGCGCTTATCTTTGCCGGTATTATTACGTATCTGGTCCGTTTGGACAGCAAATTAACCAAGCTGGAAAAAGATTTGAATATCAAATAA
- a CDS encoding cytochrome c maturation protein CcmE domain-containing protein: MKKIHIFGIGVIAIAIAIIVSTAGDASTYVNFSQAEELALNGNNGSIHVVGKLKKDAAGQIQEMAYKPELDPNYFEFTLLDNNQREQKVVYRSPKPQDFDKSEQVVVIGRMEKDHFEAEKILLKCPSKYNNEKLETTEYQAAQL, translated from the coding sequence ATGAAAAAAATCCATATTTTCGGAATCGGCGTGATTGCCATTGCTATTGCCATCATTGTATCTACGGCGGGTGACGCCAGTACCTACGTCAACTTCTCGCAAGCCGAAGAGCTTGCTCTCAACGGCAACAACGGTAGCATTCATGTGGTGGGAAAACTCAAAAAAGACGCCGCGGGGCAAATTCAGGAAATGGCTTACAAGCCCGAACTGGACCCCAATTATTTTGAATTTACTTTGCTGGACAACAACCAACGTGAACAAAAGGTAGTATACCGTAGCCCCAAGCCCCAGGATTTCGACAAGTCCGAACAAGTGGTGGTGATCGGGCGTATGGAGAAAGACCATTTTGAGGCGGAAAAAATTCTGCTGAAATGCCCATCCAAGTACAATAACGAGAAACTGGAAACTACCGAATACCAAGCCGCCCAATTATGA
- the ccsA gene encoding cytochrome c biogenesis protein CcsA — protein sequence MIHTAYGDAGRLFVIIAFVSALVATFAYFKSVISSTRLDEVPVWKRFARGAFFIHAAAVAGVVFCLYWIIGNHYFEYHYAWDNSSLSLPTGFVISSFWQDQEGSFLLWIFWNVVLGLVLIVTNRSWEGPVMAIFALVQAFLASMILGVVIPGLDLKIGSTPFLLLREAMPDIQIWQTNPNFIPKDGNGLNPLLQNYWMVIHPPTLFLGFATTLIPFSFAMAGLWTKQVKEWIRPALPWALLSAMILGVGILMGAYWAYETLNFGGYWNWDPVENTSFVPWLVLVASIHTMIIGRRNATALKTSFILAIATFVMILYSTFMTRSGVLGNESVHSFTDLGLSGQLLIYLMTFVVLAVGLLIARWKLLPSDNEEVSSYSPEFWIFIGATLLCLAGFQILATTSIPVYNAIAESFGKILNLALPTNPIAHYNKFQIWFFALITLLTGIGQFFWWKRTGEGRLGTLYPPLLITLILSAVFITLGEVRTISYIVLLTAATFAVVANGTILLNILRGNYKLSGGAVTHIGVALMLIGILFSSGYTRVISLNNSGLMISRSEEFTKNDNKENKENVTLWLNRPEQMGQYMLTWRDVRVEPRHIPEYIPKSWVEIIENDFHAVALRDIVVKDKTYYKTGDTLEIYPENFYYEIEYRAPSGKVFTLFPRAQINPRMGLISSPDIQRKYDKDLYTYVSMVTNPNEEGKWSATEEFTVAMKDTFFVNDYVAILDNVVRTDKVDGLPLRENDAAVKAIIRVLDSEKEYIIDPSFVIRDRTVGRKAAVSDELGLRIQFREINPQTGQFTFAVNTKQRDFIVMKAIEKPLINVLWLGTFVLVIGFMMATVRRFRDFSKNQRREMASPKKQKIRTPQFNADSV from the coding sequence ATGATCCATACTGCCTACGGAGATGCTGGCCGCCTATTCGTAATCATTGCCTTTGTATCGGCTCTGGTTGCGACCTTTGCCTATTTCAAGTCCGTGATTTCTTCCACCCGGCTTGATGAGGTACCTGTGTGGAAACGATTTGCGCGGGGCGCATTCTTCATCCACGCGGCGGCGGTCGCCGGTGTGGTGTTCTGCTTGTACTGGATCATCGGCAACCACTATTTTGAATACCACTACGCCTGGGACAATTCGTCGCTCTCGCTACCTACAGGTTTTGTCATATCCAGCTTCTGGCAGGATCAGGAAGGTAGCTTCCTGCTCTGGATTTTCTGGAACGTTGTATTGGGGCTGGTTCTGATCGTAACCAATCGTTCTTGGGAAGGGCCGGTAATGGCGATTTTCGCGTTGGTCCAGGCTTTCCTCGCTTCAATGATTCTGGGAGTGGTAATTCCCGGCCTTGACCTGAAAATCGGCTCCACACCCTTCCTGCTTTTGCGGGAAGCAATGCCCGATATTCAGATCTGGCAAACCAATCCTAATTTTATCCCCAAAGACGGTAACGGCCTTAACCCTCTTTTGCAGAACTATTGGATGGTGATCCACCCTCCTACCCTGTTCCTGGGTTTTGCCACCACATTGATTCCCTTCTCATTTGCCATGGCGGGTTTATGGACCAAGCAGGTGAAAGAATGGATCCGTCCGGCTTTGCCCTGGGCGTTGCTATCGGCTATGATTCTGGGGGTAGGTATCCTGATGGGAGCGTACTGGGCCTACGAGACACTTAATTTCGGCGGGTACTGGAACTGGGATCCGGTAGAAAATACTTCTTTCGTACCCTGGCTCGTATTGGTGGCGAGTATTCACACCATGATTATCGGCCGTAGGAACGCCACAGCCCTCAAAACGTCTTTTATTCTGGCTATTGCTACCTTCGTCATGATCCTCTACTCGACGTTCATGACCCGAAGTGGCGTACTGGGTAACGAATCCGTGCATTCTTTTACTGATTTGGGCTTATCGGGTCAACTTCTCATTTACCTGATGACCTTTGTGGTGCTGGCAGTGGGACTGCTGATCGCCCGTTGGAAGCTGCTTCCCTCAGACAATGAGGAAGTATCCTCCTACTCGCCGGAATTCTGGATTTTCATTGGTGCTACCTTACTGTGTTTGGCAGGATTCCAAATTCTCGCCACCACTTCCATTCCGGTGTACAATGCCATTGCCGAGAGTTTTGGAAAAATCCTCAATCTAGCTCTTCCGACCAATCCGATCGCTCACTACAACAAGTTTCAAATCTGGTTTTTTGCTCTTATTACCCTGCTTACGGGCATTGGCCAGTTTTTCTGGTGGAAACGCACTGGAGAAGGCAGATTGGGTACCCTGTACCCACCCCTGCTGATTACGTTGATCCTGAGTGCCGTCTTTATTACGCTGGGAGAAGTTCGCACGATTTCCTATATCGTACTCCTTACCGCCGCTACCTTTGCAGTGGTTGCCAATGGTACCATTCTGCTCAATATCCTCCGGGGCAACTACAAGCTTTCGGGTGGGGCGGTAACCCACATTGGCGTGGCGCTCATGCTGATCGGAATCCTCTTTTCATCGGGTTATACCCGGGTAATATCCCTCAATAATTCCGGACTGATGATTTCCCGTTCGGAAGAATTTACTAAAAACGACAACAAAGAAAACAAGGAAAACGTAACGCTCTGGCTCAACCGCCCCGAGCAAATGGGCCAGTATATGCTGACATGGCGGGACGTGCGCGTAGAACCACGCCATATTCCCGAATACATTCCTAAAAGCTGGGTGGAGATTATCGAAAACGATTTCCACGCCGTGGCGCTGCGGGATATTGTCGTCAAGGACAAGACCTACTACAAAACCGGGGATACTTTGGAAATCTATCCCGAGAATTTTTACTACGAAATAGAGTACCGTGCTCCTTCGGGCAAGGTATTCACGCTGTTTCCAAGAGCACAGATCAATCCGCGGATGGGTCTGATCTCTTCGCCTGACATCCAGCGCAAATACGATAAAGATTTGTATACCTACGTGTCGATGGTAACCAATCCGAACGAGGAAGGCAAATGGAGTGCCACCGAAGAGTTTACGGTAGCCATGAAAGACACCTTTTTTGTGAATGACTACGTGGCGATTCTGGACAATGTTGTCCGCACGGATAAAGTGGATGGCCTTCCGCTGAGGGAGAACGATGCCGCCGTCAAAGCGATCATTCGGGTGCTCGACAGCGAAAAAGAGTACATCATTGATCCTTCCTTCGTAATCCGTGATCGTACGGTGGGCCGCAAGGCTGCGGTGAGCGATGAACTGGGCTTACGCATCCAATTCCGCGAAATAAATCCGCAAACGGGTCAATTCACCTTCGCTGTCAATACCAAACAACGCGATTTCATAGTAATGAAGGCCATCGAAAAACCCCTGATCAATGTACTCTGGCTGGGTACCTTTGTGCTGGTGATTGGGTTCATGATGGCTACAGTCCGTCGCTTCCGGGATTTTTCCAAGAATCAGAGACGGGAGATGGCCTCTCCAAAGAAGCAGAAAATCCGGACTCCTCAATTCAACGCTGACAGCGTTTAA
- a CDS encoding VOC family protein — translation MARLDHLAVYTTQLEVLRAFYLRYFQATSNEKYLNLRKGFASYFLSFGGDARLEIMQKDSVSASGAGIGEEYLGITHLALSVGRQEEVDSLTERLRTDGYTVVGEPRRTGDGYYESVILDPDGNRVEIVADP, via the coding sequence ATGGCTCGACTCGATCATTTGGCCGTTTACACCACGCAATTGGAAGTCTTGCGTGCTTTCTACCTCCGTTACTTCCAGGCTACTTCCAATGAAAAGTATCTAAACCTACGTAAGGGATTTGCGTCGTACTTTTTGAGTTTTGGGGGAGACGCACGGTTGGAAATCATGCAGAAAGATTCCGTATCGGCAAGTGGGGCCGGGATAGGTGAGGAGTACCTGGGAATCACGCATCTAGCTCTTTCGGTAGGACGCCAGGAAGAAGTGGACTCACTAACCGAGCGTTTGCGGACGGATGGATATACGGTCGTAGGTGAGCCTCGTCGTACGGGCGATGGCTATTACGAAAGCGTGATACTGGATCCGGATGGTAACCGGGTAGAAATTGTTGCGGATCCATAG
- a CDS encoding M20 family peptidase — MRNFLKILGLALVILIVVLLWNTFRFESKQLTNVPPAPPIAIPDSALLRLSQAVQYRTISYQDSALTDTTQFKAFITFLERSFPMVHKQMTREQINDYALLFQLKGSNPSLKPMLMMGHYDVVPVVEGTEKMWKSAPFAGLVQDGFVYGRGTLDDKSTVLGLLEAMEILLRQSFQPSRTIYFSFGHDEEVSGRKGGQALARTLERRGIQLEMVIDEGGTIKTDGVAGLTQPVALIGTAEKGYTSVALTAHGEGGHSSMPPPKTSIGMLASALDNLQKAPFKSSLGGTVGEMLRYLGPEMPFAQKLAVANQWLLAPVLINSFSVTNSGAASTHTTIAPTILKAGIKDNVLPIDATAIVNFRILPGDSVQGVVNHVKNAIANPDIEVESLREFDSEPSPVSSPEAPPFQILSRTIKSCYPNVLITPYLVLGATDARYYRSLSPNIYRFTPYQLDEEDLKRPHGTNERIRTDTYKEMIRFYVTLLKNAAQ, encoded by the coding sequence ATGCGAAATTTTCTAAAAATCCTGGGACTTGCCCTGGTTATTCTTATTGTTGTACTGCTTTGGAATACGTTCCGTTTCGAATCAAAACAGCTTACTAATGTACCCCCTGCGCCTCCAATCGCCATCCCCGATTCGGCCCTCCTGCGTCTCAGCCAGGCAGTACAATACCGCACCATTTCGTATCAGGACTCCGCGCTGACCGACACTACCCAGTTTAAGGCCTTCATTACTTTTCTAGAAAGGTCTTTTCCTATGGTGCACAAGCAGATGACCCGCGAACAGATCAATGACTATGCCTTGCTTTTTCAGTTGAAGGGGAGTAATCCCTCCCTGAAACCCATGCTGATGATGGGCCACTATGATGTGGTACCGGTAGTAGAGGGTACCGAAAAAATGTGGAAAAGTGCGCCTTTCGCTGGACTTGTGCAGGATGGATTTGTCTACGGCCGGGGTACTCTCGACGATAAAAGCACCGTGCTGGGCTTGCTGGAGGCCATGGAAATCTTACTACGTCAGAGCTTTCAACCCAGTCGTACCATCTACTTTTCCTTTGGTCACGATGAAGAAGTAAGTGGACGAAAAGGAGGGCAGGCCTTGGCCCGGACGCTTGAACGACGGGGTATCCAACTGGAAATGGTTATTGATGAAGGGGGTACCATTAAGACCGATGGCGTGGCTGGCCTGACTCAACCCGTAGCCCTAATCGGCACCGCCGAAAAGGGCTATACCAGTGTGGCACTGACCGCCCACGGCGAGGGAGGACATTCCTCCATGCCTCCTCCCAAGACCAGCATCGGGATGTTGGCCAGTGCCCTGGATAATCTGCAAAAAGCTCCATTCAAATCCTCCCTGGGAGGTACCGTCGGCGAGATGCTTCGGTACCTGGGCCCGGAAATGCCTTTTGCTCAGAAGTTGGCGGTTGCCAACCAGTGGCTGCTGGCGCCGGTCCTGATTAATTCCTTTAGTGTTACAAACTCAGGTGCTGCCAGTACTCACACCACTATTGCTCCCACTATTCTGAAGGCAGGTATAAAAGACAACGTGCTGCCGATCGATGCTACGGCAATCGTCAATTTCCGTATTCTGCCCGGCGATTCGGTGCAGGGCGTAGTCAACCATGTCAAAAACGCCATTGCTAATCCTGACATTGAGGTAGAATCCCTCCGAGAATTCGACTCAGAGCCTTCACCGGTTTCCTCGCCCGAGGCACCTCCCTTTCAGATTCTGAGCCGAACTATCAAGAGTTGTTACCCTAACGTCCTGATCACCCCGTATCTGGTACTCGGGGCCACGGATGCCCGGTATTACCGCTCGTTAAGCCCAAACATTTACCGCTTCACACCTTACCAGCTCGACGAAGAAGACCTTAAACGTCCGCATGGTACCAATGAGCGAATCAGGACAGATACCTACAAGGAAATGATCCGCTTTTATGTGACGCTTCTGAAAAACGCAGCGCAGTAA
- a CDS encoding murein L,D-transpeptidase catalytic domain family protein translates to MRKIGAVLAMGIVLLGMMAGFKSIEKKKIFSLASTQIVATNNLNVSLTPEEANETACSNLYDSLQLAVAGLSKEAFRYAWFGFQQAGFSKPILAIADFSQSSRHKRLYVIDFLNKKVLLNTYVAHGRNSGQEYASKFSNANSSYQSSLGFYKALGTYHGKHGLSLRLQGLEKNINDQAFERAIVMHGADYVSEDFIRQTGRLGRSLGCPAVSQAEHQQLIKLLRNGAGLFLYYPDANYLSKSKILHQAVAAVQRVVPSNS, encoded by the coding sequence ATGAGGAAAATAGGAGCAGTGTTGGCCATGGGAATTGTGTTGTTAGGGATGATGGCTGGCTTTAAAAGCATCGAGAAAAAGAAGATTTTTTCACTTGCATCCACCCAAATTGTTGCCACAAATAACCTGAACGTATCCCTCACCCCCGAAGAAGCAAATGAAACGGCCTGCTCCAATCTATATGATTCCTTACAGCTAGCGGTCGCCGGTCTGTCAAAAGAGGCTTTCCGCTACGCTTGGTTCGGATTCCAGCAAGCGGGTTTTTCAAAGCCTATACTTGCCATTGCCGATTTCAGCCAATCGTCACGTCACAAGCGACTTTATGTCATCGACTTTCTGAATAAAAAGGTGTTGCTGAATACCTACGTGGCGCATGGACGCAACTCCGGTCAGGAATACGCCAGTAAATTTTCAAATGCCAATTCCTCCTACCAGTCTAGCCTTGGTTTCTATAAAGCACTAGGTACCTATCACGGAAAGCATGGGCTTTCTTTGCGGTTGCAGGGCCTCGAAAAGAATATAAACGACCAGGCTTTTGAGCGGGCTATTGTCATGCACGGGGCCGACTACGTCAGTGAAGATTTTATCCGTCAAACGGGCCGACTTGGGCGCAGTCTAGGATGCCCGGCTGTTTCACAAGCCGAACATCAGCAATTGATTAAACTCCTGCGCAACGGGGCTGGGTTATTTTTGTATTATCCCGATGCCAATTATCTCAGCAAATCCAAAATACTACATCAAGCAGTAGCTGCTGTTCAGAGGGTTGTACCTTCCAATTCATAA
- a CDS encoding L,D-transpeptidase family protein: MSVKKILPLVPYLILVFLGVNGCKKKDRFSVTEAEIASEVKNNKNYEKLIAYGKTVGIQLDTANQERDLFRYLEEIGFGHKPEHLRYIEKVIPADTSRIKKAGWELAQGLKLEDVLKDLEPPYPAYTALKNHYLRLTQAGQADSAALVAQSLNTYRWIHRQAQGADRLVLVNIRGAYLVGMDSLGKESLRMKVIVGKADSPTPGIDTYATNVITFPYWNVPKSIAVKEMIPRIQENIYYLERNGIKVIDNRGNVVDEHEIDWSDMNADHFPYRFRQDTGEDNSLGFMKVNIQNPLAIYLHDTNVRTLFDAKQRWRSHGCVRLENPAQLANFIAAEPLLDDNFIEEALESKEEDRKPTTHPLKKKVPTFLYYMPADVDQAGNLMYFKDVYELEGTTL, from the coding sequence ATGTCTGTAAAAAAAATCCTCCCACTGGTACCCTACCTCATACTGGTTTTTCTTGGAGTTAACGGCTGTAAGAAAAAAGACCGTTTCAGTGTAACAGAGGCCGAGATCGCCTCTGAAGTAAAGAATAACAAAAACTATGAGAAACTGATTGCCTACGGGAAAACGGTTGGCATCCAACTTGATACAGCAAATCAAGAACGTGATTTATTCCGCTACCTGGAAGAAATTGGCTTTGGTCACAAACCTGAACATCTCCGCTATATCGAGAAGGTAATCCCGGCAGATACCAGCCGAATCAAGAAGGCCGGTTGGGAACTGGCGCAGGGATTAAAACTCGAAGATGTTTTGAAAGACTTGGAGCCCCCTTATCCCGCTTACACTGCGCTGAAAAACCATTATCTCCGTCTAACGCAGGCTGGGCAGGCTGATAGTGCTGCCTTAGTAGCGCAAAGCCTGAACACCTACCGCTGGATTCACCGCCAGGCGCAGGGAGCCGATCGACTGGTACTGGTAAATATTCGGGGTGCTTATCTGGTGGGGATGGATTCACTGGGAAAAGAATCTTTGCGCATGAAGGTAATTGTAGGAAAGGCCGATTCTCCGACCCCCGGCATAGATACCTATGCCACCAATGTCATTACGTTTCCTTACTGGAATGTACCTAAAAGTATTGCTGTAAAGGAAATGATTCCCCGGATTCAGGAGAACATCTATTATTTGGAAAGAAACGGGATCAAGGTAATTGACAACCGGGGAAATGTGGTAGATGAACACGAGATCGACTGGAGCGACATGAACGCCGATCACTTTCCTTACCGGTTTAGACAGGACACCGGTGAAGATAACTCACTGGGATTTATGAAGGTGAATATTCAGAATCCGCTAGCTATTTACCTGCACGACACGAATGTACGAACCCTGTTCGACGCGAAACAGCGCTGGCGAAGTCATGGCTGCGTACGACTGGAAAATCCCGCCCAACTTGCCAATTTTATTGCCGCCGAACCTCTGCTGGACGATAATTTTATAGAAGAAGCCCTTGAATCCAAAGAAGAAGACCGAAAGCCGACTACTCACCCTTTGAAGAAGAAGGTACCTACGTTTCTGTACTACATGCCTGCAGACGTTGACCAGGCGGGCAACCTGATGTACTTCAAGGATGTTTATGAATTGGAAGGTACAACCCTCTGA
- a CDS encoding DUF5916 domain-containing protein, translating to MRPLLSGIFICILFAGSSGSTFAQKPNDNYQYHIYPAQSAIRVDGIGNEAAWQNVEVAGDFYMVQPIDTSFARAKTEVRMTYDKQNIYILVTNFKPVPGTLIVESLRRDFTFNKNDNFLLFMDTFDDRTNGFSFGSNAAGAPWDGQQYDGAAVNLSWDNRWETAVKNDDEKWVWEAAIPFKSIRYKPGITTWGINFSRLDLTIAEKSAWAPVPRQFATASLAYTGGLIWDQPPPDPGANISVIPYVATGLNKDFRQHDGTKRKLQAGGDVKIGITPSLNLDLTVNPDFSQVDVDVQQTNLDRFELFFPERRQFFLENADLFANFGYASIRPFFSRRVGLGVPILYGARLSGKLNQNWRLGVLNVQTSSQDSLPGQNFAVVALQRQVLARSNVRLMMVNKDAIHYRPEVNGEFNRYNRNVGAEFNLASVNNLWTGKVMFLKSFTPDRKGDDLAHAADITYANTHFAWQWQHEYVGSNYNAEVGYVPNAIRNGYYKISPRVDYLFFVKSNTLISHGPRLQSTFYWNKQHTLTDNETVLFYNFNFKNRGTANIWAATNYVRLLRPFDPTNSGREQLATGTEHHWKSAGFEFNSSPKRNFTYTVSSRVGGYYQGGERTNFAADLGYRFQPYVALTLSSNYNNILLPAPWNRVEYWLVGPRVDVTFRNNLFLTTFVQYNNQADNINLNTRLQWRYKPASDLFIVYTDNYLPENFHVKTRALVLKLTYWWNI from the coding sequence GTGCGCCCATTACTGTCTGGTATCTTCATCTGTATACTTTTTGCCGGAAGTTCCGGGTCTACTTTTGCCCAGAAGCCCAACGATAATTATCAGTACCATATCTATCCTGCCCAGTCGGCCATCCGCGTGGATGGCATAGGAAATGAGGCCGCCTGGCAAAATGTGGAGGTGGCAGGTGATTTCTACATGGTCCAACCAATCGATACCAGTTTTGCGCGTGCCAAAACCGAAGTGCGCATGACCTATGACAAACAGAACATTTACATCCTGGTCACTAACTTCAAGCCGGTCCCGGGTACCCTGATCGTTGAGTCGCTGAGGCGAGATTTCACCTTCAATAAGAATGATAATTTTCTGCTCTTCATGGACACCTTCGATGACCGAACCAATGGGTTTTCGTTTGGTTCCAATGCCGCGGGCGCTCCTTGGGACGGGCAGCAGTACGATGGTGCCGCCGTGAACCTAAGCTGGGATAACCGCTGGGAAACCGCTGTAAAGAACGATGATGAAAAATGGGTGTGGGAGGCGGCCATACCCTTCAAGAGTATCCGCTATAAACCCGGAATTACGACCTGGGGCATCAATTTTAGCCGACTCGATCTGACTATTGCCGAGAAATCGGCTTGGGCGCCCGTTCCCCGGCAGTTTGCAACGGCCTCATTGGCCTATACCGGAGGACTAATCTGGGACCAACCACCGCCTGATCCGGGGGCTAACATTTCGGTGATTCCGTACGTGGCCACCGGTTTGAATAAAGACTTCCGTCAGCATGATGGCACTAAACGAAAGCTACAGGCAGGCGGAGATGTTAAAATTGGCATTACGCCCTCATTGAATCTGGATTTGACAGTCAACCCCGATTTTTCCCAGGTTGATGTGGATGTACAGCAGACCAATCTGGATCGTTTTGAGCTTTTTTTTCCTGAAAGGAGACAGTTTTTCCTTGAGAACGCCGATTTGTTTGCCAATTTTGGATATGCTTCCATTCGGCCCTTTTTCTCGCGTAGGGTAGGTTTGGGGGTACCGATCTTGTATGGGGCCCGTTTGAGCGGTAAGCTCAATCAGAACTGGCGACTGGGGGTACTCAATGTACAGACCTCATCGCAGGATAGCCTGCCGGGACAAAACTTTGCCGTCGTGGCCTTGCAGCGGCAGGTACTGGCTCGTTCCAACGTGAGGCTTATGATGGTCAATAAGGACGCGATCCACTACCGCCCCGAGGTAAATGGGGAATTTAACCGTTACAACCGCAACGTAGGGGCGGAGTTCAACCTGGCTTCGGTCAATAACCTGTGGACGGGCAAGGTGATGTTCCTGAAATCCTTCACCCCCGATCGGAAAGGCGATGATTTGGCCCATGCCGCGGACATTACCTATGCCAATACCCACTTTGCGTGGCAATGGCAGCACGAATACGTAGGTTCTAACTACAATGCCGAGGTTGGCTATGTGCCAAACGCCATCCGAAACGGCTACTATAAAATTAGCCCCCGGGTCGATTACCTGTTTTTCGTAAAATCCAATACCCTCATCAGCCACGGACCCCGCCTGCAAAGTACCTTCTACTGGAATAAGCAACATACCCTTACTGACAACGAGACGGTACTTTTCTATAATTTCAATTTCAAGAACCGGGGTACTGCCAATATTTGGGCCGCCACCAATTATGTGCGTTTGTTACGACCCTTCGATCCTACCAATTCGGGACGTGAACAACTGGCTACCGGCACGGAGCACCACTGGAAATCGGCTGGATTTGAATTCAACTCAAGCCCCAAGCGCAATTTTACTTATACGGTTTCAAGCCGCGTGGGAGGGTACTATCAGGGAGGAGAGCGTACCAATTTTGCCGCCGATCTTGGGTACCGCTTCCAACCCTATGTCGCTCTAACCCTCAGCAGCAATTATAACAATATTTTATTGCCTGCCCCCTGGAATCGGGTGGAATACTGGCTCGTGGGGCCACGCGTGGATGTTACCTTTCGTAATAACCTTTTCCTGACCACGTTTGTCCAGTACAATAATCAGGCGGATAATATCAATTTGAACACCCGCCTACAGTGGCGCTACAAGCCGGCTTCCGATTTGTTTATCGTATATACCGATAATTACCTCCCCGAAAATTTTCACGTAAAAACCCGCGCTCTGGTACTCAAACTCACCTACTGGTGGAACATTTAA
- a CDS encoding peptide deformylase — translation MEPTKGLADILLLGDERLYQACSPLGREDTELITEIISNLHNALMEFREKYQAGRAIAASQMGYMKSLIYMNIAGKSTVFINPVVTYKSEEMMELWDDCMSLPNLLVRLSRHRTIRIRYYDLEWVEHEQELRDDMAELLQHEYDHLEGILCTMRALDAKAFQWKPTPVPHPVEQMLPQNPGEPEVPGLGVD, via the coding sequence ATGGAACCTACCAAAGGGCTAGCCGATATACTTCTCCTGGGCGATGAAAGGCTTTACCAGGCCTGTTCACCCCTAGGTCGTGAAGATACGGAACTGATAACCGAAATAATCAGCAACCTTCATAATGCTTTGATGGAATTTCGTGAGAAATACCAGGCTGGGCGGGCAATTGCGGCTTCACAGATGGGTTACATGAAAAGTCTCATTTATATGAATATTGCCGGAAAATCTACGGTTTTCATTAACCCGGTGGTAACATATAAAAGCGAAGAAATGATGGAACTCTGGGACGACTGCATGAGCCTACCCAACCTGCTGGTTCGCCTGAGCCGCCACCGCACAATCCGAATACGGTACTATGATCTTGAGTGGGTAGAGCATGAACAGGAATTACGTGATGATATGGCTGAGCTGCTTCAGCATGAATATGATCACCTTGAAGGTATACTCTGTACCATGCGCGCGCTGGACGCAAAAGCTTTTCAATGGAAACCTACTCCGGTGCCGCATCCAGTTGAGCAGATGCTACCTCAGAATCCGGGCGAGCCGGAGGTGCCAGGTTTAGGAGTAGATTGA
- a CDS encoding MFS transporter, with translation MLSTASARRHPLLSTLTTFFSNPLARAVGFVFALDSFLFGSWVARIPHVKYTLGLNDAQLGLALFALPIGSIVMNPFTGRLIRRFGAACCSMWGGIGFFISVLLPIQAPDAFFLTLGLFIMGIFTALLNVSMNTCAANLEKEQGIRIMSTCHGMWSLGVCWEVHLPVS, from the coding sequence ATGCTTTCTACTGCTTCCGCCCGGCGCCACCCCCTCCTTAGCACGTTAACCACATTCTTCTCTAATCCGCTGGCACGGGCGGTAGGTTTTGTATTTGCCTTGGATAGCTTCTTGTTTGGCAGCTGGGTAGCGCGGATTCCACACGTAAAATATACGCTCGGGCTTAATGATGCTCAACTCGGACTGGCTTTATTTGCGCTTCCGATTGGTTCTATTGTGATGAACCCCTTCACCGGTCGCCTCATTCGTCGCTTTGGCGCCGCCTGCTGCAGTATGTGGGGAGGAATTGGATTTTTTATAAGCGTACTGCTGCCTATTCAGGCACCTGATGCCTTTTTCCTGACTTTGGGGTTGTTTATCATGGGCATATTCACAGCCTTGCTCAATGTATCGATGAATACCTGCGCAGCGAATCTGGAAAAAGAACAGGGCATCCGGATCATGTCTACCTGTCATGGTATGTGGAGTCTGGGGGTATGTTGGGAAGTACATTTGCCGGTCTCATGA